CCTCTGAACAACTCGGGGCGGCGCACCGTAGCGTGCGCGGGTGGTTGCGGATCGTGGGTAGTTTGACTTGGTGACCCGCCCCGCACACCCGTCGTCCACAGATCCCGCTGATCAGCCCGCCACGTACGGCGAGGTGTTCGGCGTGGCCGAGTTCCGCTGGCTGTGGCTGGCGCAGCTCGGGTCGGTGATCGGGGACCAGTTGGCCCGGGTCGCGCTCGCCGTACTCGTCTTCGACCGGACCGGATCGGCCGGGCTGTCCGCGGTCACCTACGCGCTGACCTTCCTGCCCGACATCGTGGGCGGCCCGCTGCTGTCCGGACTGGCGGACCGCTATCCGCGACGCCGGCTCATGATCGGCTGCGACATCGCCCGCGCGGTGCTGGTCGCGGCAATGGCCATCCCCGGCGCCTCGCTGTGGATCCTCTGCGTGCTGCTCGTCGCGGTGCAGTTGCTCGCGTCGCCGTTCCAATCCGCCAGAGCCGCGTTGTTGCCGTCGATCCTGACCGGCGACAAGTACGTCCTGGCCAGCTCGGTGTCGAACATCACCGCGCAGGCCTCTCAACTGGCCGGGTTCGTGACCGGCGGCACCCTGGTAGCAGCCTTCGGCGTCGGGAACGCACTGCTGGCCGACGCCGTCACCTTCGCGTTGTCAGCGCTGCTGCTGAAGCTCGGAGTTCGTGAACGCCCATTGCCGGGGTCGACCGAAGCGCGCCCGGGATGGTGGCCTTCGCTGTCGGCGGGCGCGAAGCTCGTCTGGAGCGATCGCCAGCTGCGGTACCTGGTCGCGCTGGCCTGTGTCGCCGGTTTCTACGTGAGCATCGAAGGACTTGCCGCGCCGTACGCCGCAGTGGTCGGAGGCGGACCAGCCGCTGTCGGGGTCCTGCTCGCCGCCAACCCGGCAGGGCAGATGGTCGGAATGCTGTTGCTGACGCGAGCCGCGCCGGCGCGGCGGCTCACGCTGATGGGCCCACTCGCGATCGGATCCTGTGCGCCGCTGATCGGCTGTATCGCCGAACCGGGGCTGTGGGTGACCGTCGCCTTGTGGTTCGTGTCGGGATTGTGTGCGTCGTACCAGCTGGCCGCGAGTGCGGCGTTCGTGCTGAACGTGCCGGACGCGCAGCGCGGCCAGGCGTTCGGCCTGGCGCGCACTGCGCTGATCGTGTCCCAGGGAATCGGTGTGCTGGTCGCCGGTGCCGCGGCGGATCGGTGGGCGCCGGCCCTGGTCGTGGCGGCAGCGGGAATTCTCGGCGTACTGGTCGCGGCGGGCGCGGCGTACGGGTACGTCGGCGCCACGCGACAACCTGCGTGATGGGTCACCAGTCGTTGTTCTGCATGGCGGCGGCCTCCTCTCGCGGGATCTGGGCGCATAGGGGGTGAGCGCAGCGAGGCAATATCAGGGAAGCCATGACAATGCGTACACATCACGGCTACTCTGTGACAAGGACCGACTGTGAGGCGGAGGTCTTTTTCATGAGTATCCGGCATCGGCTGGCGCGACGTCGCCTACGCCGACGTCAGGACGTGGGCTGGAGCCCGGCCCGGTGGGCGTTGTGGTCGCAGCCCCGGAGCGTGCTCGGCTACGTCCTCGCGGTCGAACTCATCACCGTGGTGGTCGTCGCGTCGACGTTCGACCTCGTCTCCGTCACGGCCGGTGACTGGATCCGGCTGCTGGTTCTCGCCGCCGGATCGGCGATCCATCTCGAAGCCGCACGCGATATCGAGCGGCTGCGCAAGGTCGGCGCCGAAGGCATTCCGTACGTCAATCTCAAGGGGATGTGGACCTTCGCCGGTGTCCTCATCCTGCCTCCGCCGCTGGC
This Kribbella sp. NBC_00482 DNA region includes the following protein-coding sequences:
- a CDS encoding MFS transporter, translated to MTRPAHPSSTDPADQPATYGEVFGVAEFRWLWLAQLGSVIGDQLARVALAVLVFDRTGSAGLSAVTYALTFLPDIVGGPLLSGLADRYPRRRLMIGCDIARAVLVAAMAIPGASLWILCVLLVAVQLLASPFQSARAALLPSILTGDKYVLASSVSNITAQASQLAGFVTGGTLVAAFGVGNALLADAVTFALSALLLKLGVRERPLPGSTEARPGWWPSLSAGAKLVWSDRQLRYLVALACVAGFYVSIEGLAAPYAAVVGGGPAAVGVLLAANPAGQMVGMLLLTRAAPARRLTLMGPLAIGSCAPLIGCIAEPGLWVTVALWFVSGLCASYQLAASAAFVLNVPDAQRGQAFGLARTALIVSQGIGVLVAGAAADRWAPALVVAAAGILGVLVAAGAAYGYVGATRQPA